Proteins co-encoded in one Fusarium fujikuroi IMI 58289 draft genome, chromosome FFUJ_chr06 genomic window:
- a CDS encoding related to ROT2-glucosidase II, catalytic subunit, with the protein MPQRERIPSSWTVDAAGQDSTKPSVHLRCNDATLPFEFNFEAVRPNVFRTTFTSATHPLPPRPSVPRAETKLDGAQPKVTSSDKGTKIQIGDVIANVDYAGETPLLSVGFDGQPPILQDLDNRSYAVNGDGVAHYTQYNRKTFHVGLGEKAAPMDLSGRRFQISATDSFGYDAHRTDPLYKNIPLLINATPQGCVAMFSTSHTRGEYSIGSEMDGMWGFYKVYRQDFGGLEEYIITGKTLKEVVQTYADLAGYPLLVPRWAFGYLSGGMKYSMLDDPPAGEALIELAHKMKEHDIPCSAYQMSSGYTVAEQHPKNRHVFTWNRHRFPDPEDWIKEFHKLGMRCIANVKPYLVSSHPEYQKLKDAGGLFLDPHTKEPAVTKLWSAGGGERANGGHIDFTSEAGYNWWYNGIKKLAEEGIDCMWNDNNEYTIPDDEWECALNVNKDVLEVPEGLEKRPQVGLWGRSLHTELNGKASHDALLAVNPDSRPFVLTRSATAGTMRYACSSWSGDNTTSWDSMRGSTALGLNAGLSLMQCYGHDIGGFEGPQPDPELLLRWVQLGIYSPRFAINCFKTGEDNSIGDVIEPWMHPSITHLVRKTIKRRYALIPYIYSLSLESHQTASPPQRWIGWGYESDPEVWKLLDGEKQYWLGDSMLVGGVFEAGASKVKFYLPKASDDDEGYLNLNAPYQYLEAGQWVDLDVEWHGAGIPVLGKVGRAVAVGRDVQVLSPGEKENVANLPLDDYRGVEIFPPQKASRDGKWHETTWYEDDGTSVSTKNKISSYTIAYSATESVIKVKFSKDESSGFQAPWKSLVVILPFGDLRTVVSEEKEVVDLGLSAEGKKQFELK; encoded by the coding sequence ATGCCTCAACGTGAACGCATTCCCTCGTCGTGGACCGTCGATGCGGCTGGTCAAGACAGCACCAAGCCGTCTGTCCACTTGCGTTGCAACGATGCCACTCTACCCTTTGAGTTCAACTTTGAAGCCGTTCGTCCCAACGTCTTCAGAACCACCTTCACATCCGCTACCCATCCGCTACCGCCTCGTCCCAGTGTCCCTCGTGCTGAGACAAAGCTAGACGGTGCTCAGCCGAAAGTCACATCCAGTGACAAGGGTACCAAGATCCAGATTGGCGATGTGATCGCTAATGTCGACTACGCCGGAGAGACCCCTCTTCTCTCGGTAGGCTTTGATGGGCAGCCACCtattcttcaagatcttgacaacAGATCTTATGCGGTCAATGGCGACGGTGTCGCTCATTACACTCAGTACAACCGCAAGACGTTCCATGTCGGTCTTGGAGAAAAAGCTGCACCAATGGATCTCTCTGGTCGCCGCTTCCAAATATCAGCCACCGACAGTTTTGGATACGACGCTCACCGAACTGACCCTCTCTACAAGAACATCCCCCTCCTGATCAATGCTACGCCCCAAGGATGCGTGGCTATGTTCTCCACCAGCCATACTCGAGGAGAATACTCCATCGGCTCTGAGATGGATGGTATGTGGGGATTCTACAAGGTCTATCGTCAAGACTTTGGAGGTCTGGAAGAGTATATTATCACCGGAAAGACGCTCAAAGAGGTGGTTCAGACCTACGCTGATCTCGCCGGTTATCCTCTTCTTGTCCCTCGCTGGGCCTTTGGCTACCTCTCCGGAGGCATGAAGTATTCCATGCTTGACGACCCCCCTGCTGGTGAGGCCCTGATCGAGTTGGCGcacaagatgaaggagcaCGACATTCCTTGCTCAGCTTACCAGATGTCATCTGGATACACCGTGGCTGAGCAGCACCCAAAGAACCGACATGTTTTCACCTGGAATCGCCACCGCTTCCCTGATCCTGAGGACTGGATCAAGGAGTTCCATAAGCTAGGCATGCGTTGTATCGCAAATGTCAAGCCATATCTCGTTTCCAGTCATCCCGAGtaccagaagctcaaggatgcTGGCGGTCTTTTCCTTGATCCCCATACCAAGGAACCCGCTGTTACCAAGCTTTGGAGCGCTGGAGGAGGCGAGAGAGCCAATGGTGGCCATATCGACTTTACTTCTGAGGCCGGTTACAATTGGTGGTACAATGGAATTAAGAAGCTCGCAGAAGAGGGTATCGACTGCATGTGGAACGATAACAACGAGTACACGATCCCAGATGACGAATGGGAGTGCGCTCTCAACGTTAACAAGGACGTACTCGAGGTTCCTGAGGGGCTTGAGAAGCGACCTCAGGTCGGTCTTTGGGGTCGGAGTCTACATACCGAGCTGAACGGTAAGGCATCTCATGATGCTCTTCTCGCTGTTAACCCAGACTCGCGCCCTTTCGTTCTCACTCGCAGTGCTACAGCGGGTACCATGCGTTACGCCTGCAGCTCTTGGAGTGGTGATAACACTACTAGCTGGGATAGTATGAGAGGCTCGACTGCCCTAGGTCTCAACGCTGGCCTCTCCCTCATGCAATGCTACGGACATGATATTGGTGGCTTCGAGGGTCCTCAGCCTGAccctgagcttcttctccgaTGGGTCCAACTCGGTATCTACTCTCCTCGATTCGCAATCAACTGCTTCAAGACAGGCGAAGACAACTCGATCGGCGATGTCATTGAGCCTTGGATGCACCCATCGATCACACATCTTGTCCGCAAGACTATCAAGCGTCGCTATGCATTGATTCCTTACATCTACTCTCTGTCTCTTGAGAGTCACCAGactgcttctcctcctcagagatGGATCGGTTGGGGCTACGAGTCCGACCCTGAAGTCTGGAAGCTGCTTGATGGAGAGAAACAGTACTGGCTCGGTGACTCCATGCTCGTTGGCGGCGTTTTCGAGGCTGGAGCAAGCAAGGTCAAGTTCTATCTTCCAAAGGCTtcagacgatgatgagggatATCTGAACCTGAATGCACCATACCAGTATCTTGAGGCTGGGCAGTGGGTTGACCTGGACGTTGAGTGGCATGGTGCTGGTATTCCTGTTCTCGGCAAGGTTGGCCGTGCCGTTGCTGTTGGCCGAGATGTCCAGGTTCTTTCTCCGGGTGAGAAAGAGAACGTGGCAAATCTCCCACTCGATGACTACCGCGGGGTCGAGATTTTCCCTCCTCAGAAGGCGTCTCGCGATGGCAAGTGGCACGAGACGACGTggtatgaagatgatggtaCCTCTGTGTcaaccaagaacaagatctctTCTTATACCATTGCTTACTCGGCTACCGAGTCGGTgatcaaggtcaagttcTCCAAGGATGAAAGCTCTGGCTTCCAAGCTCCCTGGAAGTCACTGGTTGTTATCCTTCCCTTTGGAGACTTGAGAACGGTCGTGagcgaggagaaggaagTTGTTGACTTGGGTCTGAGTGCAGAGGGTAAAAAGCAATTTGAACTAAAGTAG